The Medicago truncatula cultivar Jemalong A17 chromosome 4, MtrunA17r5.0-ANR, whole genome shotgun sequence genome includes a region encoding these proteins:
- the LOC25492606 gene encoding uncharacterized protein, with protein sequence MTMDRSSSQSSSKSSDSPSRDFKVLSIECYKGSSKSDEWTGDMLQTGDIVEELRVGGSANSLIRFKAPFKNGKSGVNKILQEAYKKKDTSILVRVRRGVDEFAELQGCIVPNENKKSYVLRDIVDPNYLVGFLDRTEAECFQLQASRSSRMVNELTKTRIQDGFVSYPWERRMQELLSVPNSSNFLSILLLPKASDRVASRYNDVEDTLARANAWLNAAQASGVPIVFMNIQTESLLTKISGETASSTVNAGSLSDLCNIANASLYGFEDYHGVDIGVVRAIRLWYAPMGGEFSIEIKLREEDTKLGFAISRTEEGFIFISSSVIDEGKESLPATRSGLSNLYKLATETSRLLVVSRLSNQRVLPWMVSSTGAIRCYDTVSLSQKLSLHRHTKVPILLHVFLWDRTMATSSAESTKSKPLSSSVLPSPPQIQLAHRPNENQIQPLSCEGSDPSDINISDSSQPTHLERGAVGDVSFRFQDFSLSSTNWI encoded by the exons ATGACCATGGACCGATCATCTTCACAAAGCAGCTCAAAATCCTCAGACTCACCCTCTCGAGACTTCAAAGTCCTATCCATAGAATGCTACAAAGGCAGCTCAAAATCCGACGAATGGACCGGAGACATGCTTCAAACCGGTGACATAGTCGAAGAACTTCGTGTTGGTGGTTCAGCTAACTCACTTATAAGGTTCAAAGCACCTTTCAAGAATGGTAAAAGTGGTGTAAATAAGATTCTTCAAGAAGCTTATAAGAAGAAAGATACTTCTATACTTGTAAGAGTACGTAGAGGAGTTGATGAGTTTGCTGAATTGCAAGGTTGTATTGTTCCTAATGAAAATAAGAAGAGTTATGTTCTTAGAGATATCGTTGATCCTAATTATCTTGTTGGGTTTTTGGATCGAACTGAAGCTGAGTGCTTTCAACTCCAAG CTTCAAGGAGCAGTAGGATGGTAAATGAGTTAACAAAAACCCGAATACAGGACGGATTTGTGTCGTATCCATGGGAGAGAAGGATGCAGGAGTTGCTATCAGTTCCAAATTCTAGCAACTTTCTTTCCATATTACTTCTTCCCAAAGCTTCAGATAGAGTTGCTTCTCGCTACAATGACGTGGAAGACACACTAGCCCGAGCAAACGCATGGCTTAATGCAGCGCAAGCTTCTGGGGTCCCTATTGTCTTTATGAACATTCAAACTGAGTCCTTACTCACAAAG ATATCTGGAGAGACGGCTTCTTCCACGGTAAATGCAGGATCATTATCCGACTTATGCAACATTGCAAATGCAAGCCTTTATGGTTTCGAAGATTATCACGGAGTAGACATTGGTGTCGTTAGAGCAATTCGACTATGGTATGCTCCAATGGGAGGAGAGTTCTCAATAGAGATCAAACTTAGAGAGGAAGATACAAAGCTCGGCTTTGCCATTAGTCGTACAGAAGAG GGTTTTATATTCATCTCATCATCGGTAATCGACGAAGGTAAAGAAAGTTTACCAGCTACACGTTCAGGGCTAAGCAATCTATACAAACTAGCAACAGAAACTTCAAGGTTATTGGTAGTTTCAAGGCTTTCAAATCAAAGAGTTCTTCCATGGATGGTTTCATCAACCGGAGCAATTCGTTGTTACGACACTGTTTCATTAAGCCAGAAACTCTCCTTACATCGACACACTAAAGTTCCTATTCTCCTACATGTCTTCCTTTGGGACCGAACAATGGCGACTTCAAGTGCAGAAAGTACAAAATCAAAACCCTTGTCTTCATCTGTGTTGCCATCACCACCTCAAATTCAATTGGCACACCGTCCTAATGAGAATCAAATACAGCCATTATCATGTGAAGGATCTGATCCAAGTGATATCAATATCAGTGATAGTTCTCAGCCGACGCATCTTGAGAGAGGCGCCGTTGGGGATGTCTCATTCAGATTCCAGGATTTCTCATTGTCCTCCACCAACTGGATATGA
- the LOC25492607 gene encoding histone H3.2, which produces MARTKQTARKSTGGKAPRKQLATKAARKSAPATGGVKKPHRFRPGTVALREIRKYQKSTELLIRKLPFQRLVREIAQDFKTDLRFQSSAVSALQEAAEAYLVGLFEDTNLCAIHAKRVTIMPKDIQLARRIRGERA; this is translated from the coding sequence atggcTCGTACAAAGCAAACAGCTCGCAAATCCACCGGAGGAAAAGCACCAAGGAAGCAGCTAGCAACAAAAGCCGCCCGGAAATCCGCTCCAGCCACCGGCGGAGTGAAGAAACCTCACCGTTTCCGTCCCGGAACCGTTGCACTTCGCGAAATCCGCAAGTACCAAAAAAGCACAGAGCTTCTCATCCGAAAACTTCCATTCCAACGTCTCGTTCGTGAAATCGCTCAAGATTTCAAAACCGATCTCCGTTTCCAGAGTAGCGCTGTTTCTGCTCTTCAAGAAGCTGCTGAAGCTTATCTCGTTGGACTCTTTGAAGATACAAATCTTTGCGCTATTCATGCTAAGAGAGTTACCATTATGCCCAAGGATATTCAACTCGCTCGCAGAATCAGAGGCGAGAGGGCTTAA